The following is a genomic window from Saccopteryx bilineata isolate mSacBil1 chromosome 4, mSacBil1_pri_phased_curated, whole genome shotgun sequence.
CCCTACTGTGGGTTCTTGGAGCAGCCAGCCAGTCGCTGCTTCTGCCCAGTGACCAGTGAGACTCCCCTGGGCTCCAGTTTGGGGACTCGGAACGGCAGCCAGAGGTCAAGGGCTGACCATAGAGTGGGCTTCTGGAAGCGGTCCGAGCATCCCCGTGTCGGCTTAGTAGGAGCCAGAGTGAGACCTCCGGACCTGGTCCAGGTCGTGGTGGCCCCCAGATGGTAGCTAAGAAACCCCCTGTCACCACGCTGGGGCGTCAGGCCTGGTCTGGCAGGAAGTGGAGGGCAGCTTCTGACCACTGCACCCCATCCTCCCAGATGGTGGCCGACATGAGGGAGAAGCGCTACGTGCAGGAGGGCATTGGCAGCAGCTACCTGTTCCGGGTGGACCATGACACCATCATCGATGCTACTAAGTGTGGCAACCTGGCGAGGTTCATCAACCACTGCTGCACGGTGCGCGGGGggtctggccagggctgctggggtggggcgggggggtgaCCACACAGCTCACTGTGccctccctccctgcagcccAACTGCTACGCCAAGGTGATCACCATTGAGGCCCAGAAGAAGATCGTGATTTACTCCAAGCAGCCCATCGGTGTGGACGAGGAGATCACGTACGACTACAAGTTCCCGCTAGAGGACAACAAGATCCCGTGTCTGTGTGGCACCGAGAGTTGCCGTGGCTCCCTCAACTGAGGTGGGCGGGACTGGCGCCACGCCCCTATTTATTCCCCTTGGTGCCCTGAGCTCCCAGCCCCCCAGCCTTAGTGGGCTCAGGAGGGCCCACGTGCCCCCATCTCCAAATACGGAGTTGGGCTCCTGAGCCCTGCAAGGGAGCCTCAGTCTCTTGAGGCGACATCTGCCTCTCCTATCACCCCTGCCACCCAGcccctaatttttttctttgcggAGAAGAAGCTGTAAATGTTTCGTAGCTGCCAGCAGCTGTTTCCTGTGGAAACCTGGGGTGCCAGCCTGTACAGATCCTGTTCTTGGGGGCTGCACTGCCCCCTTGCTTTGTGTTAATGGGGACTTCCCTTTTGTGCCCTGCGTGCACCCCTCCCCAGTTTAGGGGTTTCTAGGGGCAGTGGCCATGTTCTCCCCCTGGGGAAGGGGGCCCCGCGCCTCCCAGTCCCAGGGACTCCGTGCCTGGAACCCTGCCTCATCTTGTTCCTGCCAGACCCTGTGGGTCACTCTCCTACCCTGCTGTTTGGCAGCCCCGGCTGGGCCAGGCCAGGGTGGTCTGGGGAGCGGGCCCTTCCTGTCGGGCTGGACTGTACATATGTTAATAGCGCAAACCCAATGCCACATTTTTATAATTGTGATTAAACTTTATTGTACAAAAGTGGTTGGTCAGTATCTTGGGAGAGtcggtggggtgggggctgaggacAGAGGGTGGGCAGGTGAGGAGGAGCACATGGGCGCCCGAGTGTGGTGCGGGCAGAACGGTTTTGGGCAAGAGCCCGGACTTAACAGACTCGGCCTCCATTGCTCTGGGCCACCTGATAGGCTGGAACGGCATCTAGAAATTCCCCAGCGAGGCCAGCCAGATCTGGCCAAGGTCAGGCCTCTCTACCCAGAGCCACAGCTGCTGCGGGGCTTGTGGCCTCCTGGGAAGGCCAGCAACAAGGAAGGGCGGACATCCTGCAGGATTTAGGTCCCTCTTGCCTGCTTCACCCCTCGCCCCCAAGCTCCTCAGCGCCCATTCCGCAGGTTtggctctcccttccccttccccaagtTCTCTGCGGGAACCAGATGCCGGGGGAGTGCGGTGGCCGCCAGGGGGCGCCCTGTGGCTGGAgagtgggagaggggtggaggctGGGCCGGTTGGTTCCTGGAATGGGCCGGAGGGCGGAGCAAGCGGAAGGGGACGGCGGTGTGTAGCTggcgggagaggggagaagcccaGCTTTGCCGGTGGCTAGTTGGTAACCTGGGACTGTGGCTGCAGGTAGGCAGAGGTGGTCCCAGcccaccttcctctcccctccctcccgaactccctgcctcccaccctctgCGTTTGGTCCCAGAACCTCCCCCTCCACCTATCACACGGAGCCCTTCCTGCAAGTCGCCTTATCTAAGTAACAGGAGTTGGCAAGCCACAGCCACCGGAAACAGATCTGGCCCCTGGGTCGCCGCTCCGGTCTACTGGGCTAGAGACCCCGTCCAGGGATCACAGGTGGGCGGCTGGGTTCGGGGCCGGACCAACTCCAGTAAACTCCGGTGAGCCAGGGTCTCTCCCTAGCAGGACATGGCAGACTCGGCACAGGCCCGGACCCTGGTGTACCTGGTCACAGGTGGCTGCGGCTTCCTGGGGCAGCACGTCGTGCGGACGCTGCTGCAGCGGGAGCCCCGGCTCCGTGAGCTGCGAATCTTCGACCTGCACCTGGGCCCCTGGCTGGAGGAGCTGGAGACAGGTGACCGCGGTGGGGCGGGGAGGGTGTGGACTCCCTCTTCTGCGGTGGAAAGGATGATGCCTGTTTATATTCTCCAAAGCGCGTGAATGGGGGCAGTGAGTCACACGCGGCTCCCCAGGGTGTAGGCTGAACCAAGCAGCTGACTAGTAGCCGCTGCTCTGACATCGCCCCTGGCTGCCCACACCTCCTACCAGGACCGGTGCAGGTGACTGCCATCCAGGGCGATGTGACCCAGGCCCACGAAGTGGCAGCGGCTATGGCTGGAGCTCATGTGGTCATCCACACGGCTGGGCTGGTGGACGTGTTTGGGAGGGCCAGTCCCGAGACCATCCGTGAAGTCAACGTCAAGGGTGAGACGCTCCCCAACTGCTCTAGTCCTGCCCTTATCCTGGCTCACGGCCTCATGTTGACTGTGTTCCTCCCCCTTTAACCTTGACCCCTGTGAGTGTCCGGTGCCAGTCTGTCCTGGGTACACTCCTGCCCCTGCAATGGCGGACTGGCCCTTGCCAGGCTGCTATAGTTCTCCCCagacctggggggtgggggaaactGCGCCTTCCCCCAGATTGGGACGGGAGGGGAGAGGTGCAGGAAGTATGCTTCAGTCTGGACACACACCCTCCTCCCCAGGGACACAGAACGTGATtgaagcctgtgtgcagactGGAACACGGTTCCTGGTCTACACGAGCAGCATGGAAGTTGTGGGGCCCAACGTCAAAGGCCACCCCTTCTACAGGTGAGCTGAGCTTGCCCTCGGCACTTTAAGAGCCCCATCTCCCTCCGCATTAAGAATCTTCCCTCCCCCGATAGGGGCAATGAGGACACCCCATATGAAGCAGTACACCGTCACCCCTATCCCTGCAGCAAGGCCCTCGCCGAGCAGCTGGTGCTGGAAGCCAATGGAAGGAAGGTGAGGCTGGGAAGGATGACATACAGCCGCTGGGCTTCTTTGCCTCCTGCCCTGGGCACCGCCCTTCAGTTTCCAGCTTGAAGAGACCAGGCCGAGGGCAGGCCACTGGCTCCCAGGTCTTTGCCATGCCTGCCTTTTGTCGCCAGGTCCGAGGGGGGCTGTCCTTGGTGACATGTGCTCTGCGGCCCACCGGCATCTATGGCGAAGGCCACCAGATCATGAGGGACATCTATCACCAGGGCCAGCGCCTGGGAGGCCGGCTCTTCCGGGCCATTCCAGCGTCTGTGGAGCACGGACGGGTCTATGTAGGTGAGGCCCGTGCTAGGGACGAGGCAGGCGAAGAACAGAGCAGGACCGGAGTGGTTCTGGGAAGCGTGCAGTGCGCACCCTGGCTGGAAGGAAGCCTATCTATGGGCCAGGGTAGACTGTGATATGTGGGCATTGTCTGCACAGGCCGCAGAGGAACCAGTATCCATGTCCATTGGGGaggcagacatttaaaaatatccatgtCATAGGCTGACGAGAGGGCTGGCATCTACCTTGGCCAAAAGAGGAAGTGGCTTGTATGTGGGCTGGCCTGGGAGAGACCATCTACATGGTCACAAGGACACTCAGGGGCATGtccaccccccttctcttcctggcaGGCAACGTGGCCTGGATGCATGTGCTGGTGGCCCGGGAGCTGGCGCAACGAGCAGCCCTGATGGGCGGCCAGGTGTACTTCTGCTACGACGCCTCGCCCTACAAGAGCTATGAGGACTTCAACATGGAGTTCCTGGGCCCCTGTGGGCTGCGGCTGGTGGGCACCCGCCCGCTGCTGCCCTACTGGCTGCTGATGCTCTTGGCCGCTCTCAACGCCCTGCTGCAGTGGCTGCTGCGGCCATTGTTGCTCTACGCGCCCCTGCTCAACCCCTACACGCTGGCCATCGCCAGCACCACCTTCACCGTCAGCACCGACAAGGCGCAGCGCCACTTTGGCTATGAACCCCTGTTTTCATGGGAGGACAGCCGGACCCGGACCATCCGCTGGGTGCAGGCCATGGACAGTTCGGCCCAGTGACGGCGGAACTGGGGCCCGGAGCCCAGCGCAGAACATCCATCTGGGTCCAGAGCCCCCACGCCCTGGGTAGGGAAGGCAGGCGGCATCCCACTGCGGAAGGGTCCAGCGCCACAGTGGCTGGCCTCGGGCTCTCGCATTAAATCCGCAGGCCCCGGGTCTGTGTCCTGATGCCTCTGGGTTCTAGGGCAGGAGCGTCTTCCTTCTCAACCCAGGCCTGACGGCCGGTTGGCAAGGGTCTGACTTCCCTGATGTTCTCAGCCGCCACCCTGTGAATGGCTCTTCAAGCAGGAAGTGAGTCCATGTCCCACAGGCCTCATGCTGGCCTCCTGACCTCCGAACCAGAGCCTCGGGCCTGAATGC
Proteins encoded in this region:
- the HSD3B7 gene encoding 3 beta-hydroxysteroid dehydrogenase type 7 isoform X1, translated to MADSAQARTLVYLVTGGCGFLGQHVVRTLLQREPRLRELRIFDLHLGPWLEELETGPVQVTAIQGDVTQAHEVAAAMAGAHVVIHTAGLVDVFGRASPETIREVNVKGTQNVIEACVQTGTRFLVYTSSMEVVGPNVKGHPFYRGNEDTPYEAVHRHPYPCSKALAEQLVLEANGRKVRGGLSLVTCALRPTGIYGEGHQIMRDIYHQGQRLGGRLFRAIPASVEHGRVYVGNVAWMHVLVARELAQRAALMGGQVYFCYDASPYKSYEDFNMEFLGPCGLRLVGTRPLLPYWLLMLLAALNALLQWLLRPLLLYAPLLNPYTLAIASTTFTVSTDKAQRHFGYEPLFSWEDSRTRTIRWVQAMDSSAQ
- the HSD3B7 gene encoding 3 beta-hydroxysteroid dehydrogenase type 7 isoform X2; translated protein: MADSAQARTLVYLVTGGCGFLGQHVVRTLLQREPRLRELRIFDLHLGPWLEELETGPVQVTAIQGDVTQAHEVAAAMAGAHVVIHTAGLVDVFGRASPETIREVNVKGTQNVIEACVQTGTRFLVYTSSMEVVGPNVKGHPFYSKALAEQLVLEANGRKVRGGLSLVTCALRPTGIYGEGHQIMRDIYHQGQRLGGRLFRAIPASVEHGRVYVGNVAWMHVLVARELAQRAALMGGQVYFCYDASPYKSYEDFNMEFLGPCGLRLVGTRPLLPYWLLMLLAALNALLQWLLRPLLLYAPLLNPYTLAIASTTFTVSTDKAQRHFGYEPLFSWEDSRTRTIRWVQAMDSSAQ